A DNA window from Paenibacillus sp. HWE-109 contains the following coding sequences:
- the fur gene encoding ferric iron uptake transcriptional regulator, which produces MEARIEKIKQQLQSQGYKLTPQREATVRVLLENEQDHLSAEDVFMLVKDKAPEIGLATVYRTLELLSELHVLEKMNFGDGVARYDLRDDSTRHHHHHLICVQCGSVDEIMEDWLGPLEERLDRDFNFQVLDHRLDFQGICYRCNERGKPDSLDKSKTTVTE; this is translated from the coding sequence ATGGAAGCAAGGATCGAGAAAATAAAGCAGCAACTGCAATCCCAAGGGTACAAGCTTACCCCTCAACGGGAAGCGACAGTGCGCGTGCTTTTAGAAAATGAACAAGATCATTTAAGCGCGGAAGACGTGTTTATGCTCGTAAAGGATAAAGCTCCGGAGATCGGACTGGCAACGGTATACCGAACTTTGGAGCTGCTGAGCGAACTGCATGTTTTGGAAAAAATGAATTTTGGCGACGGTGTAGCGCGTTACGATTTGCGTGATGACAGTACACGTCACCATCACCATCATTTAATTTGCGTACAATGCGGATCCGTTGATGAAATTATGGAAGACTGGCTCGGACCTTTGGAAGAAAGGTTAGACCGTGATTTCAATTTTCAAGTACTGGATCATCGACTTGATTTTCAAGGTATCTGCTATCGCTGCAACGAACGAGGGAAACCGGACTCATTGGACAAATCCAAAACAACAGTTACGGAATAG
- a CDS encoding NUDIX hydrolase produces MSLHKKFEEITEKSEQIFKGKIISLQVDHVRLPNGELATREIVKHPGAVAVIPLLGDKMIVVEQYRKPLEKSQVEIPAGKLDAGEEPLKAALRELEEETGYRTDNIKLVSSFYTSPGFADEIIHLYVAEDLVKGDANPDEDEFLECEAITLEQAQQYMREGRISDAKTILAVYAWQLYRLTGQMQ; encoded by the coding sequence ATGTCATTACACAAAAAATTCGAAGAAATAACCGAAAAGTCCGAACAAATTTTTAAAGGTAAAATCATTTCTCTGCAAGTAGACCATGTGCGTCTGCCCAACGGAGAATTAGCCACGCGTGAAATTGTTAAGCATCCAGGTGCTGTTGCAGTCATTCCGCTGCTTGGCGATAAAATGATCGTGGTCGAGCAATACCGAAAACCGCTGGAGAAGAGCCAGGTTGAAATTCCTGCAGGCAAGCTGGATGCAGGCGAAGAGCCGTTGAAAGCCGCTTTAAGAGAATTAGAGGAAGAAACGGGTTATCGGACTGACAATATCAAGCTTGTGAGCTCCTTCTACACCTCTCCTGGATTCGCCGATGAGATTATCCACCTCTATGTGGCTGAGGATTTGGTGAAAGGCGATGCGAATCCGGATGAAGATGAGTTTCTGGAATGCGAGGCGATCACCTTGGAACAAGCCCAGCAGTATATGCGTGAAGGACGGATCAGCGACGCCAAAACGATCTTGGCCGTTTATGCCTGGCAGTTGTACCGCTTAACAGGGCAAATGCAATGA
- a CDS encoding endonuclease Q family protein, translated as MNSYYVDLHIHIGRSEKGQAVKISAANDLTFFNIAHEAAVRKGMEVIGIIDCHSPSVQEDIMTYLDRGEMEELAGGGIRYQDTTIMLGSEIEVRDPGMGAAHLLAYMPNLAVMQEFTKWMKGHMKNVELSSQRIYVPARTLQDEIVGRGGILIPAHIFTPHKSVYGSAVQRMEDLLDLDQISAVELGLSSDSDMAGMISELDRFTFVTNSDAHSLAKIGREYNQMRLAAPTFEELVKALHRQEGRGITANYGLNPRLGKYHRTYCSVCEAILDESEGTVLRCADCGSPKIIRGVMDRIMALADRDTAYVPPYRPPYHFQIPLQFIPGLGPKKLDQLLRRFGTEMNVLHRAAREDLASEIGEDIAAYLVQAREGTLQLEVGGGGRYGKVKNRS; from the coding sequence ATGAATTCTTATTACGTTGACCTCCATATTCATATCGGTCGATCGGAGAAAGGGCAAGCCGTAAAAATTAGTGCGGCTAATGATTTGACCTTTTTCAATATTGCGCATGAAGCAGCAGTCAGAAAAGGCATGGAAGTGATCGGAATCATCGATTGCCATTCGCCTTCTGTGCAGGAAGATATCATGACGTATTTGGATCGGGGAGAAATGGAAGAGTTGGCTGGCGGAGGTATCCGTTATCAGGATACGACGATCATGCTTGGCAGCGAGATTGAAGTGCGTGATCCTGGAATGGGCGCTGCGCATTTGCTTGCCTATATGCCTAATCTTGCTGTGATGCAAGAATTTACCAAGTGGATGAAGGGGCATATGAAAAATGTCGAGCTTAGCTCACAACGCATCTATGTTCCGGCACGCACGCTGCAAGATGAGATCGTTGGAAGAGGGGGCATCTTGATTCCCGCGCATATTTTCACACCGCACAAAAGCGTGTATGGCAGCGCTGTGCAGCGAATGGAGGATTTGCTGGACCTGGACCAAATTTCGGCTGTCGAATTGGGACTAAGCTCTGATTCGGACATGGCGGGAATGATTTCGGAGTTGGACCGCTTTACGTTTGTGACGAACTCCGATGCGCATTCGTTGGCTAAGATCGGTCGCGAATACAACCAAATGCGCTTGGCAGCGCCAACTTTTGAAGAGCTGGTTAAAGCCTTGCACAGGCAAGAAGGACGTGGGATAACGGCCAATTATGGACTTAATCCACGTTTGGGTAAATATCATAGAACTTACTGCAGTGTGTGCGAAGCTATCTTGGATGAAAGTGAAGGGACCGTCCTGCGATGTGCAGATTGCGGCAGCCCTAAGATCATCAGAGGCGTCATGGATCGGATTATGGCTTTGGCGGATCGGGATACAGCCTATGTGCCGCCCTATCGCCCGCCGTATCATTTTCAAATCCCGCTCCAATTCATCCCTGGACTTGGACCCAAAAAGCTGGATCAACTGCTCAGACGCTTCGGGACCGAGATGAATGTCCTGCATCGTGCCGCCAGAGAAGACTTGGCAAGTGAGATCGGAGAAGACATTGCTGCTTATTTAGTTCAAGCCCGGGAAGGGACTTTGCAGCTAGAGGTTGGCGGAGGCGGCAGGTACGGGAAAGTGAAAAATCGTTCATAG
- the ald gene encoding alanine dehydrogenase, producing the protein MVIGVPKEIKNNESRVALTPGGASMLLGAGHQVLVESGAGLGSGFLDEDYAKEGAILIPEAAEIWARGNMIMKVKEPLPAEYGYFREGQLLFTYLHLAAAGDLADHLLQKKVTGIAYETIQLPNGSLPLLTPMSEVAGRMSVQIGAHFLEQFYGGRGILLGGVPGVPPGNVVILGGGIVGTNAAKMALGLGASVVIIERSADRMRALDDIFGGRLNTLMSNPFNIASAVQKADLLIGAVLIPGARAPRLVTEAMVQSMKPGAVIVDVAVDQGGSIETIDRVTTHNDPTYEKHGVLHYAVANMPGAVPRTSTLALTNVTLPYALELANKGFTQATTDNYPLQLGVNTYMGSITHPAVAEALGKPYVKLAELS; encoded by the coding sequence ATTGTTATCGGTGTTCCCAAAGAAATTAAAAATAATGAAAGCCGCGTGGCGTTAACGCCCGGAGGAGCAAGCATGCTGCTGGGCGCAGGCCATCAAGTGTTGGTAGAGAGCGGAGCAGGCTTGGGCAGCGGTTTCTTGGATGAGGATTATGCCAAAGAAGGGGCGATCCTGATCCCGGAGGCAGCGGAAATATGGGCTCGCGGAAATATGATCATGAAAGTCAAAGAACCTCTCCCCGCAGAGTATGGCTATTTCAGGGAAGGGCAGCTGCTGTTCACATATTTGCATCTTGCGGCTGCCGGAGATTTGGCGGATCACTTATTGCAAAAGAAAGTGACGGGCATCGCTTATGAAACGATTCAGCTTCCCAACGGATCACTTCCTCTGCTGACACCGATGAGCGAAGTTGCCGGTCGGATGTCTGTACAAATAGGCGCTCACTTTTTGGAACAGTTTTATGGAGGTCGCGGCATTTTGCTTGGCGGTGTCCCAGGCGTACCGCCTGGCAACGTCGTTATTCTGGGTGGAGGCATCGTCGGAACGAATGCTGCTAAGATGGCGCTTGGCCTTGGCGCGAGTGTCGTTATTATTGAACGCAGCGCGGATCGCATGCGAGCGCTTGATGATATTTTTGGAGGTCGACTGAATACGTTGATGTCGAATCCTTTTAACATCGCGAGCGCCGTTCAGAAAGCGGATCTATTAATTGGCGCCGTGCTCATTCCCGGAGCGAGAGCCCCTCGGCTAGTGACGGAAGCGATGGTGCAGAGCATGAAGCCTGGCGCTGTCATTGTGGATGTCGCGGTAGATCAAGGCGGGTCGATAGAAACGATTGATCGGGTCACTACGCACAATGATCCTACCTATGAAAAGCACGGCGTTCTTCATTATGCGGTTGCCAATATGCCTGGTGCTGTCCCGAGGACATCGACGCTGGCACTTACGAATGTCACGCTTCCCTATGCGCTGGAGCTTGCGAATAAAGGCTTCACACAGGCTACTACGGATAACTATCCGCTGCAGCTTGGAGTTAATACCTACATGGGAAGCATCACGCATCCAGCTGTCGCTGAAGCGTTAGGGAAGCCTTATGTCAAGTTGGCAGAGTTGTCATAA
- a CDS encoding purine-nucleoside phosphorylase, whose amino-acid sequence MSDSTMIQKIQEAAAFISKETNIKPQIGLILGSGLGVLADLIEQPIVVDYSRIPHFPVSTVEGHAGELVVGTIQGKSVLIMKGRFHAYEGYGAETVSFPVRVMKELGIETLIVTNAAGGINESYQVGDLMVISDHLNLTYRNPLIGPNDNALGVRFPDMSEAYSKRLRKLAHDVAASQDFKLQEGVYVGLLGPNYETPAEIRMFRTLGGDSVGMSTVPEVIVARHAGIEVLGFSCISNMASGILDQPLSHAEVMETTEKVKPKFLKLVLGIIEAL is encoded by the coding sequence ATGTCCGATAGTACGATGATTCAGAAGATCCAAGAGGCAGCAGCCTTTATTAGTAAAGAAACGAATATCAAACCTCAAATTGGTCTTATTCTTGGTTCAGGACTTGGCGTCCTTGCTGATTTGATCGAACAACCCATCGTGGTGGATTATTCCCGAATTCCTCATTTTCCTGTCTCTACAGTAGAGGGGCATGCCGGCGAGTTAGTTGTTGGTACGATTCAAGGGAAGTCCGTCTTGATCATGAAGGGCCGTTTCCATGCCTATGAAGGCTATGGCGCAGAAACCGTTTCATTCCCTGTCAGAGTGATGAAAGAACTCGGCATTGAAACACTGATCGTCACGAATGCCGCTGGAGGAATTAATGAATCCTATCAAGTTGGCGATCTGATGGTCATTAGTGATCACTTGAATTTGACGTACCGCAACCCGCTTATCGGTCCTAATGACAACGCGCTTGGCGTGCGCTTTCCAGATATGTCCGAAGCTTACAGCAAACGTCTGCGCAAGCTGGCGCATGATGTGGCGGCTTCCCAAGATTTCAAACTGCAAGAAGGTGTGTACGTAGGTTTGCTTGGCCCCAATTATGAAACTCCGGCAGAAATTCGTATGTTCCGCACACTAGGCGGAGATTCAGTAGGGATGTCGACAGTTCCCGAAGTTATCGTAGCTCGTCACGCAGGTATCGAAGTGCTAGGCTTCTCTTGTATTTCCAACATGGCTTCCGGTATTTTGGATCAACCGCTTTCTCATGCAGAAGTGATGGAAACTACGGAGAAAGTTAAACCTAAGTTTTTGAAATTAGTCCTCGGCATCATTGAGGCACTTTAA
- the deoB gene encoding phosphopentomutase: protein MRFERISLIVLDSVGIGELPDAKQFGDSGAHTLGHIAERVSGFALPNLQRMGLGSIADIKGIPAADAPESYYGKMAEVSVGKDTMTGHWELMGLRISTPFNVYPDGFPAALIDQFEQETGRKVIGNKPASGTEILDELGEEQMKTGAWIVYTSADSVFQLAAHEEIIPLDELYRACEIARRLTMQDEFAVGRVIARPYLGEPGAFKRTPNRHDYAVKPPAPTVMNHLKDAGLDVIAIGKINDIFDGEGVTQTSSTKSNLDGIHKTIEVLGTSFKGLAFTNLVDFDSLYGHRRDPEGYGRALEEFDSFVPQLKAGLGPKDLLILTADHGNDPIHAGTDHTREYVPILLYSPSFESPASLGIRGTFADLGATIADNFGVKATDQGESFLSLLK, encoded by the coding sequence GTGCGCTTTGAACGAATCAGTTTAATCGTATTGGATAGTGTAGGCATCGGCGAACTACCGGATGCCAAACAATTTGGCGACAGCGGGGCCCACACACTTGGACATATCGCAGAAAGAGTAAGTGGTTTTGCCCTTCCTAACTTACAGCGGATGGGCTTAGGAAGTATTGCAGATATCAAAGGTATTCCAGCAGCGGATGCGCCTGAAAGCTATTATGGCAAGATGGCGGAAGTCTCCGTTGGCAAGGATACCATGACAGGTCATTGGGAATTGATGGGCTTGCGTATTTCAACACCATTTAATGTATATCCAGATGGATTTCCGGCAGCTCTGATTGATCAATTCGAGCAGGAGACAGGTCGTAAAGTCATCGGCAATAAGCCTGCGTCGGGGACGGAGATCCTTGATGAGCTTGGCGAGGAACAAATGAAAACGGGGGCCTGGATTGTTTACACCTCTGCGGACAGTGTCTTTCAGTTAGCGGCACACGAAGAAATCATCCCATTGGATGAGCTCTACCGAGCCTGTGAAATTGCGAGAAGATTAACGATGCAGGATGAATTTGCGGTTGGCAGAGTCATCGCGAGACCTTACCTAGGTGAGCCAGGCGCATTTAAGCGCACGCCGAATCGGCATGATTATGCGGTTAAGCCTCCTGCGCCAACGGTGATGAACCATCTGAAGGATGCGGGTCTAGATGTGATTGCAATTGGCAAAATCAATGATATTTTTGATGGGGAAGGCGTTACGCAAACGAGTTCTACCAAGAGCAACCTGGATGGGATTCACAAGACCATTGAAGTTTTGGGAACTTCGTTCAAAGGGCTGGCGTTCACGAATCTGGTGGATTTTGATTCCCTGTACGGTCACCGTCGTGACCCGGAAGGATACGGCCGCGCGCTGGAGGAGTTTGACAGCTTCGTGCCGCAGCTCAAAGCAGGATTAGGTCCCAAGGATCTGTTGATTTTGACCGCAGATCATGGGAATGATCCCATTCATGCCGGAACAGACCACACACGCGAATACGTTCCTATTTTGCTGTACAGTCCGAGCTTCGAGTCGCCGGCTTCACTTGGGATTCGTGGAACATTTGCGGATTTGGGCGCGACAATTGCGGATAATTTCGGCGTAAAGGCAACTGATCAAGGCGAAAGTTTCTTGTCACTTTTAAAATAA
- a CDS encoding cupredoxin domain-containing protein, whose amino-acid sequence MQKWIFFVLFILAGALGLGVLFQDISDRQEAKEADAASSKIQQLKIVASNWQFDQADFTVKSGEPTKVSLSLKEGVHAIEIQGLGIKLDKENPSKEVTFDKPGTYEIDCVLPCGEGHAKMKSKLVVQ is encoded by the coding sequence ATGCAAAAGTGGATTTTCTTTGTACTATTTATACTTGCGGGCGCATTGGGGCTGGGAGTCCTCTTTCAAGATATTTCTGATCGCCAGGAGGCGAAGGAAGCGGATGCTGCCTCTAGCAAAATTCAGCAACTTAAAATTGTGGCTTCCAACTGGCAGTTCGATCAAGCTGATTTCACAGTAAAAAGCGGCGAGCCAACGAAAGTTTCCTTATCCTTAAAAGAAGGCGTTCATGCCATCGAAATCCAAGGTTTGGGTATCAAGTTGGATAAAGAGAACCCGTCCAAAGAAGTAACTTTCGACAAACCGGGTACGTATGAAATTGATTGTGTGCTTCCTTGCGGTGAAGGACATGCTAAAATGAAATCTAAACTTGTTGTACAATAA
- a CDS encoding purine-nucleoside phosphorylase: MELTYIEKIKEAASFIQKKLGTVQPVIGLVLGSGLGDMANQVENPVAIDYSEVPHFPVSTVEGHEGRFVAGTLEGKQVIVMQGRFHYYEGYNMKKVVFPVYVMKAIGVQTVVMTNAAGGMNRSFQAGDLMVISDHLNMTGDNPLIGPNHQELGVRFPDMSEAYNREYRKLAHELAKSVVGDDGAPLKLQEGVYAGITGPTYCTPAELTMLARVGGDAIGMSTVAEVIAARHSGLKVLGISCITDMAVGEELEPLTHEQVVAVANRTKPKFIALVKAFVREVKLG; this comes from the coding sequence ATGGAATTAACGTACATAGAGAAGATCAAAGAAGCAGCAAGTTTTATTCAAAAGAAGTTAGGTACCGTGCAACCCGTCATCGGACTCGTCCTTGGGTCAGGTCTAGGCGATATGGCCAATCAGGTTGAAAATCCAGTTGCGATCGATTACAGTGAGGTTCCTCATTTCCCTGTGTCCACGGTGGAAGGCCATGAAGGCCGCTTTGTAGCGGGGACCTTGGAAGGGAAACAAGTGATCGTAATGCAGGGGCGCTTTCATTATTATGAAGGCTACAATATGAAAAAGGTTGTATTCCCTGTCTATGTGATGAAAGCTATCGGTGTCCAGACGGTCGTTATGACGAATGCCGCTGGCGGGATGAATCGCTCGTTCCAAGCGGGAGATCTGATGGTCATCAGCGATCATTTGAACATGACTGGCGACAATCCGCTGATTGGTCCCAACCATCAAGAGCTGGGCGTTCGTTTCCCTGATATGTCGGAAGCTTATAACCGTGAATATCGCAAGCTTGCACACGAGCTCGCTAAGAGCGTAGTAGGCGATGATGGCGCACCGCTTAAACTGCAAGAAGGCGTATATGCGGGAATTACAGGTCCTACTTACTGTACGCCGGCAGAACTGACGATGCTGGCACGAGTAGGCGGAGATGCTATTGGTATGTCTACCGTTGCTGAGGTCATTGCTGCGCGCCATTCAGGGCTCAAAGTATTAGGTATCTCTTGCATTACCGACATGGCGGTAGGCGAAGAACTAGAGCCTCTGACGCATGAACAGGTGGTTGCCGTGGCAAATCGCACGAAGCCGAAGTTCATCGCTTTGGTCAAGGCATTTGTCAGGGAAGTTAAACTAGGATAA
- a CDS encoding DUF4227 family protein, producing MIFSYRKLLVRLRYMLLFMALTVILYQVMFVLSGWIQPVNKYRTPTGKSVKVFDQQEHVSLSDKGSMSQRLRLFYWYGE from the coding sequence ATGATATTTTCATATCGGAAATTACTTGTTCGCTTGCGCTATATGCTGCTGTTCATGGCATTGACGGTGATTCTATATCAAGTGATGTTCGTCCTGTCCGGCTGGATTCAGCCTGTAAACAAATATCGAACTCCAACGGGCAAGTCTGTGAAAGTTTTTGATCAGCAAGAGCATGTTTCGTTATCGGACAAAGGGTCGATGAGTCAAAGATTGCGTTTATTTTATTGGTATGGTGAATAA
- the spoIIM gene encoding stage II sporulation protein M — translation MNRNLTMKQYMKDNLPLFIFVSVLFIIGVVFGAVMVNALSLEQKQEMTRHLGSFFHEVNDGAEFDSKQSFVQAFGMHMKWILLIWLFGLSVIGLPLILVLDFLKGVLIGFTVGYLVGQMSWKGLLFALVSVAPQNLIVIPAILFCSVAAMAFSIYMIKNRFMSRNGSMYQPFMRYTTLTLTMGAFLLGAALWEGYVSQMMMKWVTPMLVGLYG, via the coding sequence GTGAATAGAAACCTAACGATGAAACAATATATGAAGGATAATTTGCCGCTTTTTATATTCGTCTCCGTACTTTTCATCATCGGTGTCGTGTTTGGCGCTGTCATGGTGAATGCTCTTTCGTTGGAACAAAAGCAGGAAATGACCAGGCATTTGGGCAGTTTTTTCCATGAAGTCAATGATGGAGCTGAGTTTGACAGCAAGCAATCGTTCGTTCAAGCTTTCGGCATGCATATGAAATGGATTTTATTGATTTGGCTATTTGGTTTGTCAGTTATCGGCTTGCCTTTAATTCTCGTGCTTGATTTTCTCAAAGGAGTGCTGATCGGCTTCACAGTGGGCTATTTAGTTGGACAAATGTCCTGGAAAGGATTATTGTTTGCTCTTGTTTCCGTAGCTCCGCAGAATTTGATTGTCATTCCGGCCATCCTCTTTTGCAGTGTAGCGGCCATGGCCTTCTCAATTTATATGATTAAGAATCGGTTTATGAGCCGAAATGGCAGCATGTATCAACCTTTCATGCGATATACAACACTAACACTTACGATGGGAGCCTTTCTTCTGGGGGCAGCCCTGTGGGAAGGATATGTCTCCCAAATGATGATGAAATGGGTAACACCGATGCTCGTTGGCCTCTATGGGTAA
- a CDS encoding DUF3866 family protein has translation MMIKENGTVERIDSVREGLQIVSVRMPNGDLAQAVHYTDAGFLLVVGDGVGLNVTAINLALNSGGFHIVVHKHGVDEEPLGQSSDGHIMKLKYTPMQRSVMAVEEPVSAYHSVFNKDVHLDGMPVLLGELHSMLPVVMCWLQDRELRRGSGGPLKVAYIMTDGGALPLRWSQHVAHLEALGWIEGAITYGQAYGGSIEAVNKFSALLAAKHVMKADLCVVTMGPGIVGTGTRYGYSGLEIGELVNAVHVLRGTPIVIPRLSFADLRERHRGISHHTLTALELAAVCPAHVPLPSLAEEQQAYLRKQVHRLQGHTLAYMPTISLEEMTEALTRYPVEITSMGRGLQQDPAYFQAICSAAEYAGQIHSRQP, from the coding sequence ATGATGATCAAAGAAAACGGCACGGTTGAACGAATTGATTCCGTCAGAGAAGGGCTCCAAATCGTTTCCGTTCGGATGCCCAATGGAGATCTAGCGCAGGCGGTACATTATACGGACGCAGGTTTTCTGCTAGTTGTGGGAGATGGGGTAGGACTGAATGTAACTGCGATCAATCTGGCGCTCAATTCAGGGGGCTTTCATATCGTTGTTCACAAGCACGGGGTGGATGAAGAACCACTAGGACAGAGTTCAGATGGGCATATTATGAAACTCAAATACACCCCGATGCAGCGGAGCGTAATGGCTGTCGAAGAGCCGGTTAGTGCCTACCATTCTGTTTTCAATAAGGATGTTCATTTGGATGGGATGCCAGTGTTGTTGGGAGAATTGCATAGCATGCTGCCGGTGGTCATGTGCTGGTTGCAGGACAGAGAGCTCAGGAGAGGCTCTGGAGGCCCGTTGAAGGTCGCGTATATCATGACCGATGGCGGAGCTCTTCCGCTGCGTTGGAGCCAACATGTGGCTCATCTGGAAGCTTTAGGGTGGATTGAGGGGGCGATCACCTATGGGCAAGCTTACGGAGGAAGTATTGAAGCGGTTAATAAATTCAGCGCATTGCTCGCTGCCAAGCATGTAATGAAGGCGGATCTGTGCGTGGTCACCATGGGACCGGGTATCGTAGGAACGGGGACCCGCTACGGTTATTCAGGTCTAGAAATTGGTGAATTAGTGAACGCTGTTCATGTTCTCCGCGGGACACCGATTGTCATCCCGCGTCTATCCTTTGCAGACCTGCGTGAGCGGCACCGCGGTATTAGCCACCATACGCTGACTGCGCTTGAGTTGGCCGCTGTCTGCCCTGCCCATGTTCCTCTGCCGAGCTTGGCTGAGGAGCAGCAAGCTTATCTTCGAAAGCAAGTTCATCGTCTGCAAGGACATACACTTGCTTATATGCCGACTATTTCGCTGGAAGAAATGACAGAAGCATTAACTCGCTATCCCGTGGAGATTACCTCGATGGGAAGGGGATTACAACAGGACCCAGCGTATTTCCAAGCGATTTGTTCAGCTGCGGAGTACGCAGGTCAGATACATAGTCGACAACCGTAA
- a CDS encoding flagellar protein codes for MAIPQLSVANCPRCGKVFQKNLRNQCSDCSYSMDGILTNTLEFLRRNYRATNAQVNAATGVSPEQLYVWIKEGKLHLSDYPNLNYPCASCSKPIRQQKMCSDCTSRITRDIRELKDKDQSFQVLRRDKQTVSSGGFQIRERLRGV; via the coding sequence ATGGCCATCCCACAATTATCGGTAGCCAACTGTCCGCGCTGCGGAAAAGTGTTTCAGAAAAATTTGCGCAATCAATGTTCCGACTGCAGTTATAGCATGGATGGGATTCTAACGAACACCTTGGAATTTTTGCGGAGAAATTATCGTGCAACCAATGCACAGGTCAATGCTGCAACTGGCGTTAGCCCAGAGCAACTGTATGTATGGATCAAAGAGGGCAAGCTGCATCTGAGTGACTATCCGAATTTGAACTATCCTTGCGCATCGTGCTCCAAACCGATCCGTCAACAGAAGATGTGCTCAGACTGCACATCTCGGATTACGCGTGATATCCGGGAACTGAAGGACAAAGATCAAAGTTTCCAGGTGCTGCGCAGGGATAAGCAAACGGTCTCAAGCGGCGGTTTCCAAATCCGGGAAAGATTAAGAGGCGTGTAA
- the xerD gene encoding site-specific tyrosine recombinase XerD, producing the protein MKNDLQSFIRFLSVERGLARNTLESYERDLQQFVDYLQRQEITTWKDTNKMHITGYLSQMKLLGRASATLSRNLVSIRALFQFLVKERVIDSDPSIYVEAPKLEKKLPKILSIQEVEKLLDAPQAEMVSGARDKAMLELLYATGIRVTELISLNVSDVNLQMGFIRCIGKAEKERNIPLSSIASRCLTTYIHNDRIKMLKKTTEEEALFIGHLGTRMTRQGFWKILKRYAKEMDIASDISPHALRHSFAAHLIENGADLRSVQEMLGHSDISSTQMYVQVAKLKMKDVYNSAHPRANM; encoded by the coding sequence ATAAAGAATGATCTGCAATCCTTCATCCGATTTTTATCTGTAGAGCGGGGGCTAGCGCGCAATACCCTCGAGTCTTACGAGAGAGACCTGCAGCAATTTGTTGACTATTTACAGCGCCAAGAGATCACAACATGGAAAGATACCAACAAAATGCATATCACCGGCTACCTTTCACAGATGAAATTATTAGGTCGCGCATCGGCAACTTTGTCACGAAACCTGGTTTCCATACGAGCTTTGTTCCAGTTTCTTGTCAAAGAACGAGTGATTGATTCGGACCCATCTATTTATGTCGAAGCCCCTAAGTTAGAGAAGAAGCTGCCTAAGATTCTTTCCATTCAAGAGGTGGAAAAGCTGTTGGATGCGCCGCAGGCAGAAATGGTCAGCGGGGCAAGGGATAAAGCGATGCTGGAGCTGTTGTACGCAACTGGCATACGTGTTACGGAATTGATCTCCTTGAATGTATCCGATGTGAATCTGCAGATGGGTTTTATTCGATGTATTGGTAAAGCGGAGAAGGAGCGTAACATCCCGCTTAGTTCGATTGCGTCTCGATGCTTAACCACATATATTCATAACGATCGGATCAAGATGCTGAAAAAAACAACAGAGGAAGAAGCGCTGTTTATTGGGCATTTGGGAACAAGAATGACAAGACAGGGCTTTTGGAAAATTCTCAAGCGGTATGCCAAAGAGATGGATATTGCAAGCGATATCTCGCCACATGCGCTGAGACATTCTTTTGCGGCTCATTTGATTGAGAATGGAGCAGATCTGAGATCTGTGCAAGAGATGCTCGGTCACTCCGATATTTCATCAACCCAAATGTATGTGCAAGTTGCCAAGCTCAAGATGAAGGATGTTTATAACTCGGCACATCCCCGAGCGAATATGTAA